A section of the Clostridium sp. TW13 genome encodes:
- a CDS encoding kinase, with amino-acid sequence MNNKTMLIILRGNSGSGKTSTAKALQRKFGHGTMLISQDVVRREMLYVKDGVNTEAMPLLLELALYGKNHCNVVILEGILNSKWYKELFESLKNEFKDHIFAYYFDLPFEETLNRHQHKSNAHEFGEKEMREWWNEKDLLDIIPEICLHKDLSLNETIDMIYNDVINERRN; translated from the coding sequence ATGAACAATAAAACAATGTTAATAATACTAAGAGGAAATTCAGGAAGTGGGAAAACCTCAACAGCCAAGGCATTACAAAGAAAATTTGGACATGGTACAATGCTAATTTCGCAAGATGTAGTTAGGCGAGAAATGCTATATGTAAAAGATGGAGTTAATACTGAAGCAATGCCCCTACTGCTTGAACTTGCACTATACGGAAAAAATCATTGTAATGTAGTAATTTTAGAAGGTATTCTAAATTCTAAATGGTATAAAGAGTTATTTGAAAGTTTAAAGAATGAATTCAAGGATCACATTTTTGCATATTACTTCGATCTCCCTTTTGAAGAAACTTTAAATCGTCATCAACATAAATCTAATGCACACGAATTTGGAGAAAAAGAGATGAGGGAGTGGTGGAATGAAAAAGATTTGTTAGATATTATTCCAGAAATATGCCTACATAAAGATTTAAGTTTAAATGAGACTATTGATATGATCTATAATGATGTTATTAATGAAAGAAGGAATTAA
- a CDS encoding GNAT family N-acetyltransferase: MRKDLTIRPEEENDFEEIDKLVIRSFSEGTDYSDGLDVVALIKEIRASQYYIPELSLVAEISGKIVGHFMFSHFPLSTNAKIADYDRSIKKTETVMLGPVSVHADYFRQGVGSTMIKLGIEKVKKKDYKGIQVEGNPAFYNTLGFITSSKYNIYPTCGFPMHDPNCMMYQETYSGSLKEISGYIIYDMYKNA; this comes from the coding sequence ATGAGAAAAGATCTAACAATAAGACCAGAAGAAGAGAACGATTTTGAAGAAATAGATAAGCTAGTTATTCGTTCATTCTCAGAAGGAACAGATTATTCAGATGGGCTAGATGTTGTAGCTTTAATTAAAGAAATACGTGCTAGTCAATACTATATTCCAGAATTATCATTAGTAGCTGAAATTAGCGGGAAAATAGTTGGACATTTTATGTTTTCACATTTTCCACTATCTACAAATGCAAAAATTGCAGACTATGATAGAAGTATCAAAAAAACAGAGACAGTAATGCTTGGGCCAGTTTCTGTTCATGCAGATTATTTCAGACAAGGTGTGGGTTCTACCATGATTAAATTAGGAATTGAAAAAGTAAAAAAGAAGGATTATAAAGGAATTCAAGTTGAAGGTAATCCTGCATTTTATAATACACTTGGTTTTATAACATCATCAAAGTACAATATTTATCCAACATGTGGATTTCCTATGCACGATCCTAACTGTATGATGTATCAAGAAACATATTCAGGTTCTCTTAAGGAAATTTCAGGATATATAATTTATGATATGTACAAAAATGCATAA
- a CDS encoding NUDIX hydrolase, whose translation MDCGFQRENGWFRYRAAAIIIENGCVLFAKNEIDDYYYSIGGGVHLGEKAEDAVKREVLEETGIEYEVERLVFIHENFFDGTGSLDGLKCHEVAFYFLMKPKGTQELNSNSYSQGVREYMHWLPIEKLKDYIAYPSFFAEKLLCIGDTIEHIVTCE comes from the coding sequence ATGGATTGTGGCTTTCAAAGAGAAAATGGATGGTTTAGATATAGAGCAGCAGCAATTATTATTGAAAATGGATGTGTGCTTTTTGCTAAAAACGAAATAGATGATTATTATTATTCTATTGGTGGAGGAGTGCATTTAGGAGAAAAGGCAGAAGATGCGGTAAAACGAGAAGTACTTGAAGAAACAGGTATAGAATACGAAGTTGAAAGATTAGTATTTATTCATGAAAATTTCTTTGATGGAACCGGATCATTGGATGGATTAAAGTGCCATGAGGTCGCATTTTATTTCTTGATGAAACCTAAAGGAACTCAAGAACTTAACAGTAATAGCTACTCACAAGGTGTTCGTGAATATATGCATTGGCTACCGATTGAAAAACTTAAAGATTATATAGCTTATCCAAGCTTTTTTGCCGAAAAATTGTTATGCATTGGTGATACTATTGAGCATATTGTTACCTGTGAGTAA
- a CDS encoding GNAT family N-acetyltransferase: MRNIVFQENIFEQLMNEDELIRFSMFYAIRSTKESFIVTNDTNIIIGQERPTAPLWIYIKNDLSSDEREDIIKIICETLTLNPCLNIDGEEKYLKPILREVSNISGIPLKINIIKNSYVCHKPIHPKMIYGGLSEATENDLEILTIFSKDNWEDIGFGMLTSDQAKKFAQRKLDNPGFHVWRNEDARIVAMATVHKYMNVAITDGVFADRNERNKGYAKFLMYKITKDLLNEGFIPMLYADREKPIPNHIYKSIGYEYYGEIAEYRFF; encoded by the coding sequence ATGAGAAATATTGTGTTCCAAGAAAATATTTTTGAGCAACTGATGAATGAAGATGAGTTAATTCGTTTTAGTATGTTTTATGCAATACGTTCAACTAAGGAGTCTTTTATTGTAACAAATGATACTAATATAATTATAGGACAAGAACGTCCAACAGCTCCATTGTGGATATATATTAAAAATGATTTATCATCTGATGAGAGAGAAGACATTATTAAAATTATATGTGAAACACTTACACTTAATCCTTGTCTTAATATAGATGGAGAAGAAAAATATCTTAAACCAATACTTAGAGAAGTTTCAAACATTTCTGGAATTCCACTTAAGATAAACATAATCAAAAATTCATATGTTTGCCATAAACCTATTCACCCAAAAATGATTTATGGTGGTTTATCAGAGGCAACTGAAAATGACTTAGAAATCCTTACTATCTTCTCTAAGGATAATTGGGAAGATATTGGCTTTGGAATGCTTACGTCAGATCAAGCTAAGAAATTCGCTCAACGAAAATTAGATAATCCTGGTTTTCATGTATGGAGAAATGAAGATGCCAGAATTGTAGCAATGGCCACTGTACATAAATATATGAATGTTGCTATAACTGATGGTGTTTTTGCTGATAGAAATGAACGGAATAAAGGATATGCTAAATTTTTAATGTACAAAATCACAAAAGATTTGCTTAATGAAGGTTTTATACCTATGCTATATGCTGATCGTGAAAAACCAATTCCAAATCATATATATAAAAGCATCGGTTATGAATATTATGGTGAGATTGCTGAATATAGATTTTTCTAA
- a CDS encoding DUF1648 domain-containing protein, which produces MQIKIKRSRYDIVINFLSLLSLVGTIIFLIISWNTIPDQIPQHYNAVGEIDKITTKSSLIVLLAVGWILFIGLCIIEKFPQICNTGIEVTEQNKEKVYRILKNMLGTIKLLIALVFSYLTLYSTNVKNLSHLFLPTFLVLVFGSITFFIIQLVKVK; this is translated from the coding sequence ATGCAAATAAAAATTAAAAGAAGTAGATATGATATCGTCATTAATTTTTTAAGTTTATTATCCTTAGTTGGAACAATTATTTTTTTGATTATTTCATGGAATACAATTCCTGATCAAATACCTCAACATTATAATGCTGTTGGTGAGATTGATAAAATAACAACTAAAAGTTCTTTGATTGTGCTTTTAGCTGTTGGATGGATTTTGTTTATTGGATTATGCATTATAGAAAAGTTTCCTCAAATATGTAATACAGGAATAGAAGTAACTGAACAAAACAAAGAAAAAGTATATAGAATTTTAAAGAACATGCTAGGAACTATAAAACTATTAATAGCCTTAGTATTTTCGTATTTGACTTTATACTCAACCAATGTAAAAAATCTATCCCATCTATTTCTACCAACCTTTTTAGTTTTAGTATTTGGCTCTATTACATTTTTTATAATTCAACTAGTGAAAGTAAAGTAA
- a CDS encoding aminoglycoside phosphotransferase family protein codes for MREIPLYNSFVKIESITKGMSSDKKYYIETVDGQHMLLRIADASEYAQKRTEFENMKHLASLGVPMPSPIDFGTCDNGKSVYTLISWIDGVEVETLLPSLTLKEQYIFGVESGQILQKIHSVPLTTICDNWAERYFSIIDPRLEAFRSEGIHFEGDTIILYYLESNRDLLCNRPQCHHHGDYHMGNMIQSDTNRLSIIDWHTVDFEGYGDPWYEFNRIGIKFGRFASGQIDGYFNHDVPEKFWKLFAYYLAASAITSIVWAKYFAPERIQDILKMNTDILHWFDDMKNPIPTWYLRDFS; via the coding sequence ATGAGAGAAATACCGCTTTATAATTCTTTTGTTAAAATTGAATCAATTACAAAAGGTATGTCAAGTGATAAAAAATATTACATTGAAACAGTTGATGGACAACATATGCTGCTTCGTATTGCAGATGCATCTGAGTATGCTCAAAAAAGAACTGAGTTTGAAAACATGAAACATTTGGCTTCGCTTGGTGTGCCAATGCCATCACCCATTGATTTTGGTACTTGTGATAATGGTAAAAGTGTATATACATTAATAAGTTGGATTGATGGCGTTGAAGTTGAAACACTTTTGCCAAGCTTAACCCTAAAAGAACAATATATTTTTGGGGTAGAGTCAGGGCAAATTCTTCAAAAAATTCATTCAGTTCCTTTAACAACTATATGTGACAATTGGGCTGAACGATACTTTTCCATAATTGATCCCAGATTAGAAGCATTTCGCTCTGAGGGCATTCATTTTGAAGGAGATACTATTATTTTATATTACCTTGAAAGTAATAGAGATTTATTATGCAATCGACCACAGTGTCATCATCACGGTGATTATCATATGGGGAATATGATACAATCAGACACTAACCGTTTATCAATTATTGATTGGCATACTGTTGACTTTGAGGGTTACGGAGATCCTTGGTATGAGTTCAATCGTATTGGTATTAAATTTGGCAGATTTGCATCTGGACAGATTGACGGTTACTTTAATCATGATGTGCCAGAGAAGTTTTGGAAGTTGTTTGCTTATTATCTTGCAGCAAGTGCAATAACATCCATTGTCTGGGCTAAATATTTTGCTCCAGAAAGAATACAAGATATTTTAAAGATGAATACGGATATCTTGCATTGGTTTGATGATATGAAAAATCCTATTCCAACATGGTATCTACGAGATTTTTCTTAA
- a CDS encoding class I SAM-dependent methyltransferase: MLKDSSTECWGQVNVLEFIEKSQTNDFRIHYIMPYTLEKLGDVSGKYILDLGCGEGGYSRALANEGAIVTSADCSEAFIEYAKNKANEDGLKIEHCVLNANTLNGIKDNYYDIVLCAMMLMDVEDLDGTLREIYRALKPNGRVFISILHPCFKGKETKWIKNNNNIEVLVSDYHNSKEWIGEIKGLNAPILYRHRTMSDYIKAFVKNGFRITDMNEPIPTEEQAQMSPRVAWLKKIPMYLFIELEK; encoded by the coding sequence ATGTTAAAAGATAGTTCAACTGAATGTTGGGGTCAGGTAAATGTACTTGAATTTATTGAAAAATCACAAACAAATGATTTTAGGATACATTATATAATGCCGTATACATTAGAAAAGTTAGGAGATGTCAGCGGAAAATATATTCTTGATTTAGGATGTGGAGAAGGTGGATATTCCAGAGCATTAGCAAATGAAGGAGCAATTGTCACGTCTGCAGACTGTTCAGAAGCTTTTATAGAATATGCAAAAAATAAGGCAAATGAAGATGGTTTAAAGATTGAGCATTGTGTCCTTAATGCAAATACTCTAAATGGAATTAAGGATAATTATTATGATATAGTTCTTTGTGCCATGATGTTAATGGATGTTGAAGATTTAGATGGAACCTTAAGAGAAATTTATCGTGCTTTAAAACCAAATGGAAGGGTCTTCATTTCTATATTGCATCCTTGTTTCAAGGGAAAAGAAACTAAATGGATAAAGAATAACAACAACATAGAAGTACTTGTTTCTGATTATCATAATTCAAAGGAATGGATTGGAGAGATTAAAGGTCTGAATGCTCCAATTTTATATAGGCATAGGACTATGTCAGACTATATAAAAGCATTTGTAAAAAATGGATTTAGAATAACTGACATGAATGAACCAATTCCAACAGAAGAGCAAGCGCAGATGTCACCAAGAGTTGCTTGGTTAAAAAAAATACCAATGTATTTGTTCATAGAGTTAGAAAAGTAA
- a CDS encoding acyltransferase domain-containing protein, with the protein MMNVNEVCKIINLQEHITKEVIKFDKNFNYSIIQKSITKFQDRNTREEGRLEIKNILGEDEDGVKILSCMLYCAAECYAKYEQLGISDKIFTDTMKCFTRFINEHYESYGYYAFDRDWWTTRQISLQLLRIGQLEYELGIMDGEKTVKLHIPSDADITQEKCDESLSEAKKLIEAKFPAYAKCEWTCFSWLLSPALKKLLTANSNILRFQKRFRILSCNEDEDEFLEWVYKRKDYPLNELPENTTLQINMKKYLLSGGKVGEAFGIMKLK; encoded by the coding sequence ATGATGAATGTAAACGAAGTATGTAAAATTATTAATCTTCAGGAGCATATCACAAAGGAAGTAATTAAATTTGATAAGAATTTTAATTATTCTATTATTCAGAAGAGTATCACTAAATTTCAAGATAGAAATACAAGAGAAGAGGGTAGACTAGAAATAAAAAATATTCTGGGAGAAGATGAAGATGGCGTCAAGATATTGTCATGTATGCTTTATTGTGCAGCTGAATGTTATGCAAAATATGAACAGCTTGGAATAAGTGATAAAATATTTACAGATACCATGAAATGTTTTACTAGGTTCATAAATGAGCATTATGAAAGTTATGGATACTATGCATTTGATCGTGATTGGTGGACTACAAGACAGATTTCGTTGCAGTTGCTTAGAATAGGGCAACTAGAATATGAGCTTGGGATTATGGATGGGGAAAAGACAGTAAAATTGCATATTCCATCTGATGCAGATATTACTCAAGAAAAATGTGATGAATCATTAAGTGAGGCAAAAAAGCTAATTGAAGCAAAATTTCCTGCTTACGCTAAATGTGAATGGACATGTTTTTCATGGTTGCTAAGTCCTGCATTAAAAAAACTTTTGACAGCAAATTCAAACATACTGAGATTCCAGAAAAGGTTTAGGATTCTATCATGTAATGAAGATGAAGATGAATTTTTAGAATGGGTATATAAAAGAAAAGATTATCCACTGAATGAACTTCCAGAGAATACTACACTACAAATAAATATGAAAAAATATTTATTATCTGGTGGCAAGGTTGGAGAAGCTTTTGGCATTATGAAGTTAAAATAA
- a CDS encoding GNAT family N-acetyltransferase: MFEFKDFNYLTDGEIDLKIEEKAPSNEEKDYVPAYKYKITLHNSEDNIGTIDIRIGYNENLYYGGHIGYRIEENYRGHSYASKACKIIKDVAIAHGMNTLIITCNPDNFQSRKTCEKVGLKLKEIVDLPPYNEMYENGERQKCIYEWILE; the protein is encoded by the coding sequence ATGTTTGAATTCAAGGATTTTAATTATTTAACTGATGGGGAAATTGATTTAAAGATTGAAGAGAAAGCACCATCCAACGAAGAAAAGGATTATGTACCTGCATATAAATATAAAATCACTCTACATAATTCAGAGGATAACATAGGTACTATTGATATTCGAATCGGCTACAATGAGAATCTGTATTACGGTGGTCATATTGGTTATAGGATTGAAGAAAATTATAGAGGACATAGTTATGCTTCAAAGGCTTGTAAAATTATCAAAGACGTAGCAATTGCACATGGAATGAATACTCTTATAATAACTTGCAATCCAGATAACTTTCAATCTCGTAAAACTTGTGAAAAAGTAGGTCTCAAACTTAAAGAGATAGTAGATTTACCACCATATAATGAGATGTATGAAAATGGTGAACGACAAAAATGTATATATGAATGGATTTTAGAATAA
- a CDS encoding AAA family ATPase, whose protein sequence is MGNVYIFRGKAATGKTTLSNLLGQKLSIPVFRKDDIVDALKSSKNIDKGIINNEVYYNILYRIIQTNLDLSSSFILDIALGDRNNAKAFFERLDFKDNVVFKFFIDCSDENEWKRRHLKRLENPLLHQSFKSLEHVIEHYKNADVNPFEDEYIIDSADSLEKNFEQISKIISSFKYKNEKIEDYEHNI, encoded by the coding sequence ATGGGAAATGTATATATTTTTAGAGGTAAAGCAGCAACAGGCAAGACAACATTATCAAATTTGCTTGGTCAAAAATTATCAATCCCTGTTTTCCGTAAAGACGATATTGTTGATGCTTTAAAAAGTAGTAAAAATATCGACAAAGGGATCATTAACAACGAAGTGTACTATAACATTTTATATAGAATAATTCAGACAAACCTCGATTTAAGCTCTAGTTTCATTTTGGATATTGCTCTTGGTGACAGGAACAATGCAAAGGCTTTTTTTGAAAGATTAGATTTTAAGGACAATGTTGTTTTTAAATTTTTTATTGATTGTAGTGATGAAAATGAATGGAAGAGAAGACATTTAAAAAGACTTGAAAATCCTTTGCTTCACCAATCATTTAAATCCTTAGAACACGTAATTGAGCATTATAAAAATGCAGATGTAAATCCATTTGAGGATGAATATATAATAGATAGTGCCGATTCATTGGAAAAAAATTTTGAACAAATCAGTAAAATCATCAGTTCATTCAAATATAAAAATGAAAAGATAGAAGATTACGAGCATAATATATAA
- a CDS encoding cytidine deaminase family protein: MELIWEKLYKEAMKVINPHEVSNAMWVGSVASAVLTKKGNIYTGICIDTNGSLGMCAEKNALSTMLTQGENEVVKVVSVYKDGKVIPSCGACREFMMHLGKDAENIEMLLDNEGRTSRLIDLLPEYPRYK; this comes from the coding sequence ATGGAATTAATATGGGAAAAACTTTATAAAGAGGCTATGAAGGTAATAAACCCTCATGAAGTATCAAATGCTATGTGGGTTGGAAGTGTTGCTTCAGCTGTGCTAACAAAAAAAGGCAACATCTATACAGGTATTTGTATTGATACAAATGGTTCATTGGGAATGTGCGCTGAGAAAAATGCTTTATCAACAATGCTTACTCAAGGAGAAAATGAAGTAGTTAAAGTAGTTTCTGTCTATAAGGATGGAAAAGTGATTCCTTCTTGTGGAGCATGCAGAGAATTTATGATGCACCTTGGAAAAGATGCAGAAAATATTGAAATGTTACTTGATAATGAAGGAAGGACAAGCAGACTAATTGACTTACTTCCAGAATACCCAAGATATAAATAA
- a CDS encoding ABC transporter substrate-binding protein — MKKFYVFLLILSILLVDCIGITYICNAKVSNNPWFINAPKTDRLERIKKKGVLTISSSNNPPYSFIDSNTGELTGIDGDIITEVAKRLGINKVQMKYVPFDKLFTEIQQDDEIDMIVDATYITDERKKIVSFTNPWYKDYDVFVVPKFSKLQFKEELKNEVIGVQSGTVDVAFAENLKQEGRIKDFVLFPSQQELLSAINSGKIPAGISDAINFPYLLQQNKTLLLRELYEDPAKPDIPGETAAGIRHEDTNLLNAVNEKVDELKRDKTFSEILKKYGVNDSFIIPPSNK, encoded by the coding sequence TAGTAATAATCCATGGTTTATTAATGCACCTAAAACTGATAGATTAGAGAGAATTAAAAAGAAGGGAGTATTAACAATATCCTCATCTAATAATCCACCATATAGTTTTATAGATTCAAATACAGGAGAGCTTACAGGTATAGATGGAGACATTATAACTGAAGTTGCAAAACGTCTTGGTATTAATAAAGTACAAATGAAATATGTTCCGTTTGATAAATTATTTACTGAAATACAACAAGATGATGAAATTGACATGATAGTTGATGCAACCTATATTACTGATGAACGTAAAAAAATTGTATCCTTTACAAATCCATGGTATAAAGATTACGATGTTTTTGTTGTACCTAAGTTTTCAAAACTACAGTTTAAGGAGGAGTTGAAAAATGAGGTTATAGGAGTGCAGTCAGGTACTGTTGATGTAGCCTTTGCTGAAAATTTAAAACAAGAAGGTAGAATAAAAGATTTTGTACTCTTTCCAAGTCAACAAGAATTATTATCAGCAATAAATTCAGGAAAAATACCTGCAGGTATAAGTGATGCTATCAATTTTCCATATCTACTACAACAAAATAAAACACTACTGCTAAGAGAATTATATGAAGATCCAGCTAAGCCAGACATTCCAGGTGAAACTGCAGCAGGAATTAGACATGAGGATACAAACTTATTAAATGCAGTAAATGAAAAAGTTGATGAATTGAAGAGAGATAAAACCTTTTCTGAAATCTTAAAAAAATATGGCGTGAATGATAGTTTTATTATTCCTCCATCAAATAAATGA
- a CDS encoding GNAT family N-acetyltransferase has product MDVYEINDTKCLEKLFEGWQETLIWSCLQGCMGRAYADSVSNPKSAQIVIGDFCFFAGEVNNELILNKPDYYKSNFVIMIPQHNEWSKQIEQTYREGAKKISRYAIKKEPNVFDIVKLKEIVDNIKKPFNIQMIDRDIFNQIIKNPWSKDLCSQFKDYEEYKKRGLGAVIIEDGIVVSGASSYTVYNEGIEIEIDTREDYRRKGLALVCGAKLILECLNRGLYPSWDAHNKGSVALAEKLGYHFDKEYVAYELINY; this is encoded by the coding sequence ATGGATGTTTATGAAATTAATGATACAAAATGTTTGGAAAAATTATTTGAAGGTTGGCAGGAAACATTAATTTGGTCATGTCTACAAGGCTGTATGGGAAGAGCATATGCGGACAGTGTTTCTAATCCTAAATCAGCTCAAATAGTTATAGGTGATTTTTGTTTTTTTGCAGGCGAGGTTAATAATGAACTTATACTAAATAAGCCGGATTATTATAAATCAAATTTTGTAATTATGATTCCACAACATAATGAGTGGAGCAAGCAGATTGAGCAGACATATAGAGAAGGTGCAAAAAAAATATCCCGTTATGCAATTAAAAAGGAACCTAATGTATTTGATATTGTAAAGTTAAAAGAAATAGTTGATAATATAAAGAAACCATTTAATATTCAGATGATAGATAGAGATATTTTTAATCAGATTATTAAAAATCCATGGTCAAAAGACTTATGCTCACAGTTTAAAGATTATGAAGAATATAAAAAACGAGGACTTGGCGCTGTAATAATAGAAGATGGAATTGTTGTTTCAGGAGCCTCCTCATATACTGTATATAACGAAGGAATAGAGATAGAAATTGATACTAGGGAGGATTATAGAAGAAAAGGGTTAGCATTGGTTTGTGGGGCAAAACTAATTCTAGAGTGTTTGAATAGAGGTTTATATCCAAGTTGGGATGCACACAACAAAGGTTCTGTGGCTTTAGCCGAAAAACTTGGATATCATTTTGATAAAGAGTATGTAGCGTATGAACTAATTAACTATTAA
- a CDS encoding TfoX/Sxy family protein: MGELSKLPNIGKEVERQLNEVGIFTYDELKDTGAKQAWLRIQEIDASACIHRLLALEGAIQGVKKTELPQEFKADLKDFYNCHKI, from the coding sequence ATGGGGGAATTATCAAAGTTACCTAACATAGGAAAAGAAGTTGAAAGACAGTTGAATGAAGTAGGTATATTTACTTATGATGAGTTAAAAGATACTGGTGCAAAACAAGCTTGGCTCAGAATACAAGAAATTGATGCTTCTGCATGCATTCATAGGCTTCTAGCTTTAGAAGGTGCAATTCAAGGTGTTAAGAAAACAGAATTGCCGCAAGAATTTAAAGCAGACTTAAAAGATTTTTATAATTGTCATAAGATTTAA
- a CDS encoding GNAT family N-acetyltransferase: protein MILETQRLVLREMTQADLSDLCNILQDEDVMYAYEGAFSAGEVQEWLDRQIRRYKEYGFGLWSVVLRETGVMIGQCGVTMQDYKNTKIMEVGYLFQKQYWHHGYASEAAIACKEYAFDKLNAKEVYSIIRDTNIPSQNVAIRNGMTRIDEFIKHYRGVDVPHFLFSTKKIL, encoded by the coding sequence ATAATATTAGAAACTCAAAGGTTAGTTTTAAGAGAAATGACACAAGCAGATTTATCAGACCTTTGTAACATTTTACAAGATGAAGATGTAATGTATGCTTACGAGGGTGCATTTAGCGCTGGTGAAGTTCAAGAGTGGCTTGACAGGCAAATTAGACGTTATAAAGAATATGGCTTTGGCCTATGGTCGGTTGTTCTGAGGGAAACTGGTGTAATGATAGGACAATGTGGAGTCACAATGCAAGATTACAAGAACACCAAGATAATGGAAGTTGGTTATCTTTTTCAAAAACAATACTGGCATCATGGATATGCAAGTGAAGCCGCAATTGCCTGTAAAGAATACGCCTTTGATAAGCTGAATGCTAAAGAAGTATATTCTATTATTCGCGATACAAATATACCATCACAAAACGTAGCAATACGAAATGGAATGACTCGTATAGATGAATTTATCAAGCATTACCGTGGAGTTGATGTTCCTCATTTTCTATTCTCTACTAAGAAGATATTATGA
- a CDS encoding GNAT family N-acetyltransferase has protein sequence MIIRKAEMKDLKELLEIYNYEVKYGVATLDLKPKTIEEWEEWFYMHNVDNHPLFVAELNNCVAGYASLSSYREKEAFKTTVELSIYINVDYRKKGVASALMKFILDEAKKDDKIHTVVSVITAGNEGSRKLHEKFGFEFCGTIKEVGMKFGEYRDIENYRLGV, from the coding sequence ATGATAATAAGAAAAGCTGAAATGAAGGATTTAAAGGAACTTTTAGAAATATATAATTATGAAGTAAAATATGGAGTAGCAACATTAGATTTGAAGCCAAAAACTATAGAAGAGTGGGAAGAATGGTTTTATATGCATAATGTTGATAACCATCCATTATTTGTTGCAGAACTGAATAACTGTGTTGCAGGATATGCTAGCCTATCTTCCTATAGGGAAAAAGAAGCCTTTAAGACTACAGTAGAATTATCTATATATATTAATGTGGACTATAGAAAAAAAGGGGTTGCTTCTGCTCTAATGAAGTTTATTTTGGATGAAGCTAAAAAGGATGACAAGATACATACAGTAGTTTCTGTCATTACAGCAGGGAATGAAGGCAGTCGTAAGTTGCATGAAAAATTTGGGTTTGAATTTTGTGGGACAATTAAAGAAGTTGGAATGAAGTTCGGAGAATATAGAGATATCGAAAATTATAGGTTAGGTGTGTAG
- a CDS encoding NUDIX hydrolase has translation MNYVKYLRDKIGHDVINLTGVNVLIINENNQVLLQRRGTYPFKWGLIGGITELGEALEETAIRETKEETGLDIKDLILFGTTSGENCYIHFPNEDKAYFITIGYVTKNFSGELSIDNFETKELKFFGYKDLPNNIPNSHRILLDKYFNV, from the coding sequence ATGAACTATGTAAAATACTTACGTGATAAAATTGGTCATGATGTAATAAATCTTACAGGAGTAAATGTATTAATAATAAATGAAAATAATCAAGTTTTGCTTCAAAGAAGGGGAACATATCCATTTAAGTGGGGATTAATTGGAGGCATTACAGAGTTAGGTGAAGCTCTTGAAGAGACTGCAATCCGAGAAACAAAAGAAGAAACTGGATTGGATATTAAAGATTTAATCTTATTTGGAACGACATCAGGAGAAAATTGTTATATACATTTTCCCAATGAGGATAAAGCCTACTTTATAACTATAGGATATGTAACTAAAAATTTTAGTGGAGAGTTAAGTATTGATAATTTTGAAACTAAAGAATTAAAATTTTTTGGCTACAAAGATTTACCTAACAATATACCTAATAGTCATAGAATACTTTTAGATAAATATTTTAATGTTTAA